The following coding sequences lie in one Psychrilyobacter atlanticus DSM 19335 genomic window:
- the crcB gene encoding fluoride efflux transporter CrcB, with the protein MILNIVLVAVGGSIGAISRYKIDKGISGIIKHNIPFGTLGVNLLGLFIIGFSYRIFEHHIVAEELKHFIVIGFLGALTTFSSYALHTFQLFEKGKIKEGVLNILLNNILGMAMALAGSELGRFL; encoded by the coding sequence ATGATTTTAAATATTGTTTTGGTAGCTGTTGGTGGGAGTATCGGAGCTATCTCTAGATATAAGATCGACAAAGGAATTTCAGGTATAATAAAGCACAATATACCTTTTGGAACTTTAGGAGTAAACCTTCTGGGATTATTTATAATTGGTTTCTCCTACAGAATTTTTGAACATCATATAGTAGCTGAAGAATTAAAACATTTTATTGTAATCGGATTTTTAGGAGCTCTGACTACTTTTTCTAGTTATGCTCTCCATACATTTCAATTATTTGAAAAAGGAAAAATAAAAGAAGGTGTATTGAATATTCTTCTAAACAATATTCTGGGGATGGCAATGGCATTGGCTGGATCGGAATTAGGCAGATTTTTATAA
- the crcB gene encoding fluoride efflux transporter CrcB, with translation MSRLIFIGTGGAIGALSRYLIDFTITKYYPMHFPLGTLTVNLIGCFIIGVAFKIFYHEIVHTKFNPFIITGFLGALTTFSSYAYTTLILLEKGKYLLAGSNLLANNVLGILFAFLGAKITDFIVKKHFNHKFKGDE, from the coding sequence ATGTCACGACTAATTTTTATCGGAACAGGTGGAGCCATAGGGGCTCTCTCTAGATATCTTATTGATTTTACTATTACCAAATACTATCCTATGCATTTCCCATTGGGAACACTAACTGTTAACCTTATTGGGTGTTTCATCATTGGAGTTGCATTTAAAATATTTTATCATGAGATCGTCCATACTAAATTCAATCCTTTTATTATTACAGGGTTTTTAGGGGCATTAACTACCTTTTCTAGTTATGCCTATACAACCCTTATCCTCCTTGAAAAAGGAAAATATCTCTTGGCAGGCTCTAATTTATTGGCAAACAATGTTTTGGGTATCTTATTTGCATTTTTAGGAGCTAAGATCACTGATTTTATTGTCAAAAAACATTTCAACCACAAATTTAAAGGAGATGAATAG
- a CDS encoding (Fe-S)-binding protein produces MISKEIKEKMEEIIDGCLECKSKPCMKNCVMLNDFGEDPKSIFKECIEKNKILDKLSYSCNMCSQCTIACPKDYKIQDIFMESRKLKVEKNNGRSPMRGHGVVEAHQYLGNSNFFKTSNKALGDKKTVRVFLPGCSLSSYNPGAIGNILDYLQEKYDGEVGSVLKCCGKPTKDLGQEDKFKKRYASVQRSMDELGAEEIIVACQSCYEVFRENSPNQRVKSLWEVLPELGLPRHAKGIGKDSDVIFGIHDSCPTRYNKKIQDGIRWILDQMEYETEEPLHTKENTRCCGFGGMVGPANPKMTQTIRNKRAAEYNTDHIVSYCAGCRGAMESAGKDSVHILDLIFGKRYTKSSATKRTQGTSVQWVNRFKSKKELNKRK; encoded by the coding sequence ATGATTTCAAAAGAGATAAAAGAAAAGATGGAAGAAATAATAGATGGGTGTTTAGAATGTAAATCTAAACCCTGTATGAAAAATTGTGTTATGTTAAATGATTTTGGAGAGGATCCTAAATCAATTTTTAAGGAGTGTATAGAAAAAAATAAAATATTGGATAAATTATCATATTCATGTAATATGTGCAGTCAATGTACAATTGCTTGTCCAAAAGATTATAAGATACAGGATATATTTATGGAAAGCAGGAAGCTGAAGGTAGAAAAAAATAATGGAAGATCACCTATGAGAGGTCATGGAGTAGTTGAGGCTCATCAATATTTAGGGAACTCTAATTTTTTTAAAACTTCTAATAAAGCTTTAGGAGATAAAAAAACTGTGAGGGTATTTCTTCCAGGGTGTTCCCTGTCATCGTATAATCCTGGAGCTATAGGAAATATATTGGACTACCTGCAGGAAAAATATGATGGAGAAGTAGGTTCTGTCTTAAAATGCTGCGGGAAACCAACCAAGGATTTGGGACAGGAGGATAAATTTAAGAAAAGATATGCTTCAGTCCAGAGATCGATGGATGAATTAGGTGCAGAGGAGATCATCGTAGCGTGCCAGTCATGTTACGAGGTTTTTAGAGAAAATAGTCCTAATCAAAGGGTAAAATCTCTATGGGAGGTCTTGCCGGAATTGGGTCTACCTAGACATGCCAAAGGAATAGGAAAGGATTCAGATGTAATATTTGGTATCCATGATTCATGTCCTACTAGATATAATAAGAAGATTCAAGACGGGATCAGATGGATCTTAGATCAAATGGAATATGAAACTGAAGAGCCGCTACATACAAAGGAGAATACAAGGTGTTGTGGATTTGGGGGGATGGTCGGGCCAGCTAATCCTAAAATGACTCAAACAATTAGAAATAAGAGAGCAGCTGAATATAACACAGATCATATAGTAAGTTATTGTGCTGGATGCAGAGGAGCTATGGAAAGTGCAGGAAAAGATTCAGTACATATTTTAGATCTGATATTTGGAAAGAGGTATACTAAAAGTTCTGCGACTAAAAGAACTCAAGGGACAAGTGTACAATGGGTGAATAGATTTAAATCTAAAAAAGAATTGAATAAAAGGAAATAA
- a CDS encoding rhodanese-like domain-containing protein yields the protein MKKLLIVVMFMAIFMIGMASSPISKDYSVYAGSTLVNPEIASKMMESEKDLVILDVRKQGEFEKEHVEGSYQIWRSDFSADEGEYKYSGMRAAPQKIAGILGSYGVTSNTHILLLGEGEAGEAYRLWWILDMYGHRNISVIDGGIEGWKSAGLKVVEGTVAKPIVPTIYIFTNPENLSKSADLEDVRSAIADDLVILDTRAYLESDGFTQEEKKIAVGRIPGSYNIPWNLMIDKDKTFKSSKKIKGIFDEQGITKDMPIILYSQSGVESAHMTFVLRELLGYKDVRNYDGSWIQWSYESSQGNVEVEKDNIFKVLFSYLTKREKLESVITMLGVWGPLAYILIYIFVTLTISPALPITIASGIIFGPVMGVVYTAIGAGIGLSLSFLIARYIAREAIERKFGNTAIFKKIDEGVKKEGWFILAITRLIPIFPFGIQNYVYGLTSIGFIKYVVLSTIFILPGSSVYVMLAGAFTSGDKAIVLRYSITASLIFMGLMVVTKIIKKKWNL from the coding sequence ATGAAAAAACTGCTAATTGTTGTAATGTTTATGGCTATTTTTATGATTGGAATGGCTAGTTCTCCAATATCAAAAGATTACTCCGTATATGCAGGCAGTACCTTAGTAAATCCAGAAATAGCAAGCAAGATGATGGAGTCTGAAAAGGATTTAGTAATTTTAGATGTAAGAAAACAAGGGGAGTTTGAAAAGGAACATGTAGAAGGATCCTATCAAATTTGGAGATCTGATTTTTCTGCAGATGAGGGGGAGTATAAATATAGTGGAATGAGAGCTGCTCCTCAAAAGATAGCTGGAATATTGGGTTCATATGGAGTTACTAGTAATACCCACATCTTGTTATTAGGGGAAGGTGAAGCTGGTGAAGCATATAGATTATGGTGGATATTGGATATGTATGGACATAGGAATATATCGGTGATCGACGGTGGGATAGAAGGATGGAAGTCAGCTGGACTAAAGGTGGTAGAGGGGACAGTGGCAAAACCAATAGTTCCAACAATATATATATTTACGAATCCAGAAAATTTGTCTAAGTCGGCGGATTTAGAAGATGTTAGATCTGCCATAGCAGATGATTTGGTGATATTAGATACAAGAGCCTACCTTGAATCTGATGGATTCACTCAAGAGGAGAAAAAAATTGCGGTGGGAAGAATCCCAGGTTCGTATAACATTCCGTGGAATCTGATGATAGATAAGGATAAAACATTTAAATCATCTAAAAAGATAAAAGGAATTTTTGATGAACAGGGAATTACAAAAGATATGCCGATTATTTTATATTCTCAATCAGGAGTAGAATCTGCCCATATGACATTTGTATTAAGAGAGTTGTTGGGATATAAAGATGTTAGAAATTATGATGGTTCATGGATTCAGTGGTCCTACGAATCGTCCCAGGGAAATGTTGAAGTTGAGAAAGATAATATTTTTAAAGTTTTATTCAGCTACCTTACAAAGAGGGAAAAGTTAGAAAGTGTAATTACAATGCTGGGAGTATGGGGTCCTCTCGCTTATATATTGATATATATCTTTGTAACCCTTACAATTTCACCTGCTTTACCGATTACAATAGCTAGTGGAATAATTTTTGGGCCAGTAATGGGGGTTGTCTATACAGCCATTGGAGCAGGGATAGGGCTTTCCTTATCTTTCTTGATAGCGAGATATATTGCAAGGGAAGCTATTGAAAGAAAGTTTGGAAATACAGCAATCTTTAAAAAAATAGATGAAGGAGTGAAAAAGGAGGGATGGTTTATTTTAGCTATAACCAGATTAATACCTATCTTTCCCTTTGGAATCCAAAATTATGTATATGGATTAACTTCTATTGGGTTTATAAAATATGTTGTATTATCTACAATATTTATCCTCCCAGGAAGCTCTGTATATGTTATGTTGGCAGGAGCCTTTACATCTGGGGATAAGGCTATAGTTTTAAGGTACTCAATCACAGCTTCGCTTATATTTATGGGTCTCATGGTGGTAACTAAGATTATCAAAAAAAAGTGGAATTTATAA
- a CDS encoding TVP38/TMEM64 family protein: MKYKKEKGIKIGILIVVIGLYLFVPVVKININQAIFILKNVDVDLARGYILGFGMWAPVVSFLLMILQSIAAPLPAFIITFANAGLFGWVKGAILSWTSSMAGAALCFFIARFYGRTVVTKLTGKYALDSVDDFFDRYGKYTILIARLLPFISFDIVSYAAGLTSMSFFSFFVATGIGQLPATIVYSYIGSMLTGTTKTIVVGLLMLFAISTLIFLLKKVWNDKKEAKDIIDLN, encoded by the coding sequence TTGAAGTATAAAAAAGAAAAAGGAATAAAAATAGGCATTTTAATAGTCGTAATAGGGCTATATTTATTCGTACCAGTAGTTAAAATAAACATCAATCAAGCTATTTTTATTCTTAAAAATGTAGATGTTGATTTGGCAAGAGGTTATATCTTAGGATTTGGAATGTGGGCACCAGTTGTATCATTTTTATTGATGATCCTTCAATCCATAGCAGCTCCTCTCCCTGCTTTCATAATAACTTTTGCAAACGCGGGTTTATTTGGATGGGTAAAAGGGGCCATTCTTTCTTGGACAAGTTCTATGGCAGGAGCAGCTCTTTGCTTCTTTATTGCAAGATTTTATGGTAGAACAGTTGTAACAAAATTAACTGGTAAATATGCACTGGATAGTGTGGATGATTTTTTTGATAGATATGGGAAATATACAATATTGATAGCACGTTTATTACCATTTATTTCTTTTGATATTGTCAGTTATGCTGCCGGGTTAACTTCTATGAGTTTTTTCAGCTTTTTTGTTGCAACGGGGATAGGACAGCTTCCAGCAACGATAGTTTATTCATATATTGGAAGTATGTTAACAGGGACAACCAAAACAATAGTAGTGGGATTACTTATGTTATTTGCAATAAGTACATTAATCTTTTTACTTAAAAAAGTTTGGAATGATAAGAAAGAAGCAAAAGATATAATAGATCTAAATTAA
- a CDS encoding sulfurtransferase: MKKNHIKFGLLILCTLAFTLFTSCNKQSAEKAKEIDLSIYEKGDYFISPQELKSLLGSENLILLDCNNPKIYAKEHIKGAIGIGFHAFSEKVGKPGDPGWGTIKSKEELIKKLISLGIDNEKIVVLYSDLFKGPGADGRAAWQLRLAGMNNVKILHGGSTYWKELGYEMTKDITMKPNPSSSITLKDYDKSFMITKDELFENLDKKIVVDVRTKKEFDGSQNAGEPRGGHIKGAKHLVWTDLLNKNGTLKTPKEIEEIMGKMGISKKDDFTLY, from the coding sequence ATGAAGAAAAATCACATCAAATTTGGACTACTTATTTTATGTACGTTAGCATTTACTTTATTTACTAGTTGTAATAAACAGTCAGCTGAGAAAGCAAAAGAAATAGATCTATCGATATATGAAAAAGGAGATTACTTTATCAGTCCACAAGAGCTCAAGTCATTGTTGGGATCAGAAAATTTAATATTATTAGATTGTAATAATCCAAAAATATATGCTAAAGAGCACATTAAAGGAGCAATTGGAATTGGGTTCCATGCTTTTTCAGAAAAAGTTGGGAAACCAGGAGACCCAGGTTGGGGGACTATAAAATCAAAGGAGGAGTTGATTAAAAAACTTATTTCATTGGGAATAGATAATGAAAAAATAGTGGTACTTTACTCCGATCTATTTAAAGGTCCTGGTGCAGATGGCCGTGCAGCCTGGCAGTTAAGGTTAGCAGGAATGAATAACGTTAAAATCCTTCATGGAGGATCTACTTATTGGAAAGAACTTGGCTATGAAATGACAAAGGATATTACAATGAAACCAAATCCTAGTTCAAGTATAACTTTAAAAGATTATGATAAAAGTTTTATGATAACAAAGGATGAGCTTTTTGAAAATTTGGATAAAAAAATAGTTGTTGATGTAAGAACTAAAAAAGAATTTGATGGATCTCAAAATGCAGGAGAACCTAGAGGTGGTCATATAAAAGGAGCAAAACATCTTGTTTGGACCGATCTATTAAATAAAAATGGAACTTTAAAGACACCAAAAGAAATAGAAGAGATAATGGGTAAAATGGGAATCTCTAAAAAAGATGATTTTACACTTTACTGA
- a CDS encoding rhodanese-like domain-containing protein: MGIRSGYATMILRAGGFENAKNYEGSIYEWSGDKTMPMEK; the protein is encoded by the coding sequence ATGGGAATAAGATCGGGTTATGCAACTATGATCCTCAGAGCCGGTGGCTTTGAAAATGCGAAAAACTATGAAGGTTCTATCTATGAATGGAGTGGCGATAAAACTATGCCAATGGAAAAATAG
- a CDS encoding ABC transporter substrate-binding protein: MKKLMFLLILVSFLLIGCGKKAEKSKKAVLDMSWEEIEKNADGQSVSITMWGGSKEINKYYDEFIAPNLKKEYNITLKRVPVTDIRQPLNKLVIEKEANKINGSTDVIWLNGENFKFAKTNGILLGDINSKMPNIEGVDPNALRSDFGEPVDGLEAPLGQANFIMITEVKNPPKTAAELRSWVMKNPGRFTYSNPNDFVGNAFIRTLAVDILGRDDFTVEEMGPVWDYLNEIKPYLWREGKTYPESSERNHELFANGEVDFSISYTPSIVENKVTLGEFPKDTYPYVMSVGSFTNNHYLTIAKNTQNPEAALVFINYMISNDPQEEKMKSSVWGDGAVTKKLKEELFTPQLEELSPEVTEGIKDEWYEKVAKA, from the coding sequence ATGAAAAAATTAATGTTTCTATTAATATTAGTGAGTTTTTTATTGATAGGTTGTGGGAAAAAAGCAGAAAAATCTAAAAAAGCTGTTTTGGACATGAGTTGGGAAGAGATTGAAAAAAATGCTGATGGGCAGAGTGTTTCTATAACAATGTGGGGAGGAAGCAAGGAGATCAATAAATATTATGATGAATTTATAGCTCCTAATTTGAAAAAAGAATATAACATAACTTTAAAGAGGGTACCGGTTACAGATATCAGACAGCCTCTGAATAAACTGGTTATCGAGAAAGAAGCTAATAAAATAAATGGTAGTACAGATGTTATCTGGCTCAATGGAGAAAATTTTAAATTTGCTAAAACTAATGGAATTTTATTGGGAGATATCAACTCTAAGATGCCAAATATAGAAGGTGTAGATCCAAATGCTCTTAGGAGTGATTTTGGTGAGCCGGTAGATGGATTAGAAGCACCTCTAGGACAGGCTAACTTTATAATGATAACAGAGGTTAAGAATCCTCCTAAGACAGCAGCAGAACTTCGATCATGGGTAATGAAAAATCCAGGAAGGTTTACTTATTCCAACCCCAATGACTTTGTGGGAAATGCCTTTATAAGGACGTTGGCTGTAGATATATTAGGAAGAGATGATTTTACAGTGGAAGAGATGGGGCCAGTATGGGACTACTTAAATGAAATAAAACCTTATCTATGGAGGGAAGGAAAAACATATCCTGAATCTTCAGAAAGAAATCACGAATTGTTTGCTAATGGAGAGGTTGATTTTTCTATCAGTTACACTCCTAGTATTGTAGAAAATAAAGTGACTTTAGGTGAGTTTCCTAAAGATACATATCCATATGTAATGAGTGTAGGAAGTTTTACAAACAATCACTATCTAACTATAGCTAAAAATACACAAAACCCAGAAGCAGCTTTGGTTTTTATAAACTATATGATCTCAAATGATCCTCAAGAGGAAAAGATGAAGTCTTCAGTCTGGGGAGACGGAGCAGTTACTAAAAAATTAAAGGAAGAGTTGTTTACACCTCAATTGGAGGAGTTATCACCAGAGGTAACAGAAGGGATAAAAGATGAATGGTATGAAAAAGTGGCAAAAGCTTAA
- a CDS encoding ABC transporter permease subunit — MNGMKKWQKLKNHLGILPSIIVMLLLFWSGILKSFQQIFDYKLLEKVINKGEFLNSLVYTAKLSLCSIILVGLISLLGIYVLYLLSTEVDLIKLNGIKMFFLSPMYIPYLLGGYMISNLIGQSGIISTLCYRLGCIHKMDQFPILVNESHGYSIILTYGWKASPFVVLMVYSTMIKINNEWLDVAKVYGVNRYHFFKEVVFPIIFPIYLSSLFVVFAHIFASFEVPYLLGVTYPRTLPVLAYEKYARNSIAHRGEVMVINSIIILLTASVALIIYKLNRSLGERVELELEK, encoded by the coding sequence ATGAATGGTATGAAAAAGTGGCAAAAGCTTAAGAATCACCTGGGAATCCTGCCCAGCATCATTGTGATGTTGCTATTATTTTGGAGTGGAATATTGAAATCTTTTCAGCAGATATTTGATTATAAATTACTGGAAAAAGTAATAAATAAGGGAGAATTTTTAAATTCTTTGGTTTATACAGCCAAATTAAGTCTGTGCTCTATAATTTTAGTGGGGCTAATATCCCTTTTGGGAATATATGTTCTCTACCTTCTCAGTACAGAGGTCGATCTGATAAAATTAAACGGGATAAAGATGTTTTTTTTGTCACCTATGTATATTCCCTATCTTTTGGGAGGATATATGATCTCGAACCTGATTGGCCAGAGTGGTATTATCTCTACTCTATGTTATAGGTTGGGATGTATTCATAAGATGGATCAATTCCCGATTTTGGTCAATGAGAGTCATGGATATTCAATTATATTGACCTATGGATGGAAGGCCAGCCCCTTTGTCGTTCTCATGGTCTATTCAACGATGATAAAAATAAATAATGAATGGCTGGATGTGGCTAAAGTCTATGGGGTAAATAGGTATCATTTTTTTAAAGAGGTGGTATTTCCAATAATATTTCCTATTTATTTGAGTTCATTGTTTGTAGTTTTTGCTCATATATTTGCTTCATTTGAGGTTCCCTATCTTTTGGGAGTAACCTATCCTAGGACTCTACCAGTTTTAGCCTATGAAAAATATGCCAGAAATAGTATAGCTCATAGGGGAGAAGTGATGGTAATAAATAGTATAATTATATTATTAACAGCCAGTGTGGCACTAATTATCTATAAATTAAATAGATCACTGGGAGAAAGGGTGGAATTAGAATTAGAAAAATAA
- a CDS encoding ABC transporter permease, with amino-acid sequence MVFILAVLFPFIPLILGSISSGWRFGEILPSNYSIDGYKYVLKSRSTWVGMGYNLSIAYIVAVINLFLAIPAARFLFRKKSRFKGIYMVILFAPLIIPSLSSVLGIHHSMIIYGLTDNLLGVILVNIIPSFPYVLLSLYGSFKGFPKRLEESALIDGVSKFQMYRYIILPILLPGILIGSTISILISLSEYILTLLIGGGEIITLPILMFPYLSSGDKVVGAVYAILFILFNVVGILLFELGIRFGLKKITKIK; translated from the coding sequence TTGGTATTTATACTGGCAGTTTTATTCCCATTTATTCCTTTGATTTTAGGTTCTATATCTAGTGGATGGAGGTTTGGAGAGATACTACCTTCTAATTATTCCATAGATGGATATAAATACGTATTGAAAAGCAGATCCACGTGGGTCGGGATGGGGTATAACTTATCTATTGCCTATATAGTGGCTGTAATCAATCTGTTTCTAGCTATACCTGCAGCTAGGTTTTTATTCAGAAAAAAAAGCAGATTTAAGGGGATCTATATGGTTATTTTATTTGCCCCCCTAATAATTCCATCTCTATCGTCTGTATTGGGGATTCATCATAGTATGATAATCTATGGTTTAACAGATAACTTATTAGGAGTGATATTGGTTAATATAATACCTAGTTTTCCCTATGTACTTTTAAGTCTTTATGGTAGTTTCAAAGGATTTCCTAAAAGGTTAGAAGAGTCGGCACTTATTGACGGGGTCTCAAAATTTCAGATGTATAGGTATATTATCCTGCCCATATTACTTCCTGGGATATTGATCGGATCAACAATATCTATATTGATATCTTTATCGGAATATATATTGACCCTTCTTATTGGAGGAGGAGAGATAATAACCCTTCCAATCTTGATGTTTCCATACTTAAGCAGCGGAGATAAGGTTGTGGGGGCAGTTTATGCTATCCTATTTATTCTCTTTAATGTTGTTGGAATTTTATTGTTTGAGCTGGGAATAAGGTTTGGGTTGAAGAAAATCACAAAAATTAAGTAA
- a CDS encoding CDP-alcohol phosphatidyltransferase family protein, with protein sequence MLDTHGRKYVQPIIKCFAAGFIKVGVSANQVTIMALILGLSVPLSIYLGYSLAGVALLWVSGLLDAVDGTIARSKGSNLFGALMDITFDRIVEIGIMLALAIKYPESNFLFFLLASSIIISMTIFLTVGTLSTKISEKSFYYQAGLAERTEGFIFFSGMILFPQYLNIIITIFILIIIFTAGQRMAEARKILK encoded by the coding sequence ATGTTAGATACACACGGAAGAAAATATGTACAACCAATAATTAAATGTTTTGCAGCTGGATTTATAAAGGTGGGGGTCAGTGCCAATCAAGTTACGATTATGGCTCTAATATTAGGACTTAGTGTCCCTTTGTCTATATACTTAGGTTATTCCTTGGCAGGAGTGGCTCTGTTATGGGTATCGGGGCTTTTAGATGCTGTAGATGGGACCATTGCCAGATCAAAGGGATCCAATCTTTTCGGAGCACTTATGGATATAACCTTTGACAGGATAGTGGAGATCGGAATAATGCTAGCCCTGGCTATAAAATATCCAGAAAGTAATTTCTTATTTTTTCTCCTTGCATCCAGTATCATAATAAGTATGACTATATTTTTAACAGTAGGAACATTGTCTACTAAAATAAGTGAAAAATCTTTTTATTACCAGGCTGGTTTAGCAGAAAGAACGGAAGGTTTTATATTTTTTTCAGGGATGATTTTATTTCCTCAATACTTAAATATCATAATAACTATATTCATCTTAATAATAATCTTTACTGCCGGTCAGAGGATGGCAGAAGCTAGAAAGATATTAAAATAA
- a CDS encoding amylo-alpha-1,6-glucosidase — protein sequence MIIGRSILGNYAEGTNREWLLSNGLGSFCSGSINGNLARSYHGMFIKSFIPPLNRMMTFHKIEESLNETDLFTYKTIDASKEYIHKGFKNIESFEINPFPKWIFSINGTILEKEIFMPFEREMVVTKYRILASAREVNKLDTNLFFDYRDYHEVLNRNKFDLRVKDNQVSFADKSIYIYTNGQLEELPFTEEKEDFYGNTIPGSIRKNIAYDIELDERGGKDLGSSYNLLKTSISLKKGEDFYIIASFDKLNNTDLDINLLYQHEIERINKLKDMTSKEDKLLRDLAVACDDFITYRKGIDGKTILAGYPWFGDWGRDTMIALPGLTLSTGRFEDARSILKTFARYCSDGMLPNVFPAFEGEKLQYNTIDAAPWYFFAVLKYLEYTNDYSFIEEEIYPTLKDIVSYHIKGTRYNIHIDENGFLNGGGENTQLTWMDVKYKDWAVTPRYGKPVEIQALWYNGMKLMEKLSEKFREDNQTYTNLANRLKENFEKEFWNEKDQCLYDYIGGEKNSDIRPNQIFVISLPHSLLTKEKEKLIVDRVFKDLYTSKGLKSLDKNNPHYKGVYFGNLYERDSCYHQGTVWAWPMGHFIGAYNKVYKNKSENKILLNGLIHHFYGEGCINSISEIFDGDKPFKARGCFAQAWSVSELLRALKEYC from the coding sequence ATTATAATAGGAAGAAGCATCTTAGGTAATTATGCAGAGGGGACAAATAGAGAATGGCTTTTATCCAATGGATTAGGTTCATTTTGCTCTGGTTCCATAAATGGAAACTTAGCTCGCAGCTACCATGGTATGTTTATAAAATCATTTATCCCTCCCCTTAATAGGATGATGACTTTTCATAAGATTGAAGAAAGTTTGAATGAAACTGATTTATTCACCTATAAAACAATCGACGCTAGTAAAGAATATATACACAAAGGCTTTAAAAATATTGAAAGTTTTGAAATTAATCCATTTCCTAAATGGATTTTTTCTATAAATGGCACTATTTTAGAAAAAGAAATTTTTATGCCTTTCGAAAGAGAGATGGTGGTAACAAAATATCGTATCTTAGCTTCTGCCAGAGAGGTAAATAAATTAGATACCAATTTATTTTTTGATTATAGAGATTATCATGAAGTTTTAAATAGAAACAAATTTGATTTAAGAGTAAAGGATAACCAGGTTTCTTTTGCCGATAAATCTATCTATATCTATACCAACGGGCAATTAGAGGAGCTCCCTTTTACTGAAGAAAAGGAAGATTTCTATGGTAATACTATCCCGGGAAGTATAAGAAAAAATATAGCTTATGATATTGAATTAGATGAAAGAGGCGGCAAAGACTTAGGTTCTAGCTATAATTTATTAAAAACATCTATTTCATTAAAAAAAGGGGAAGATTTTTATATCATCGCCTCCTTTGATAAGTTAAACAATACAGACTTAGATATAAATTTGTTATATCAGCATGAGATAGAACGAATAAATAAATTAAAAGATATGACCTCCAAAGAAGATAAACTTTTACGTGATCTAGCCGTTGCCTGTGATGATTTTATTACATACAGAAAGGGAATAGACGGGAAAACTATCCTAGCCGGTTATCCATGGTTTGGTGACTGGGGCAGAGATACCATGATTGCTTTACCCGGTCTTACCCTCTCAACTGGCAGATTTGAAGATGCTAGATCTATATTAAAAACATTTGCAAGATATTGCAGTGATGGTATGCTTCCCAATGTATTTCCTGCTTTTGAAGGTGAAAAATTACAATATAATACAATTGATGCTGCACCATGGTATTTCTTTGCAGTATTAAAGTATCTAGAATATACCAATGACTATAGTTTTATTGAGGAGGAGATCTATCCGACATTAAAGGATATAGTTTCCTATCATATAAAAGGAACTCGCTATAATATCCATATCGATGAGAATGGATTTTTAAATGGGGGAGGTGAGAATACCCAGCTCACTTGGATGGATGTAAAATATAAGGACTGGGCTGTAACTCCTAGATATGGTAAACCTGTTGAAATACAAGCTCTTTGGTATAATGGGATGAAACTAATGGAAAAATTGAGTGAAAAATTTAGGGAAGATAACCAGACCTATACAAATCTTGCCAATAGATTAAAAGAAAATTTTGAAAAGGAATTTTGGAATGAAAAAGATCAGTGTCTATACGATTATATAGGTGGGGAGAAAAATTCCGATATAAGACCAAATCAAATATTTGTTATTTCACTTCCCCACTCTCTTCTAACCAAAGAAAAAGAGAAACTTATAGTTGATAGAGTATTTAAAGATCTATATACTTCTAAAGGTTTAAAATCATTAGATAAAAATAACCCTCATTATAAAGGTGTTTATTTCGGAAACCTCTATGAGAGAGATTCTTGTTACCATCAAGGAACAGTCTGGGCTTGGCCTATGGGGCATTTTATCGGAGCATACAATAAGGTCTATAAGAATAAATCGGAAAATAAAATACTGCTTAATGGATTAATCCATCATTTTTATGGGGAAGGATGTATCAACTCTATTTCAGAAATTTTTGATGGGGATAAACCATTCAAAGCTCGTGGGTGCTTTGCTCAAGCTTGGTCAGTCTCAGAACTTCTAAGGGCTCTAAAGGAATACTGCTAA